The following proteins come from a genomic window of Rattus norvegicus strain BN/NHsdMcwi chromosome 8, GRCr8, whole genome shotgun sequence:
- the Yipf2 gene encoding protein YIPF2, with translation MAAADDLAFHEFEEAANLLAETPDAATTSQSDKLTSQEHVAVVVGSGIGYGAEGEEEDDKTSLLQDEKPQPRFWTFDYYQSFFDVDTSQVLDRIKGSLLPHPGHNFVRHHLRNRPDLYGPFWICATLAFVLAVTGNLTLVLAQRRDPSIHYSPQFHKVTIAGITIYCYAWLVPLALWGFLRWRQGTRERMGLYTFLETVCVYGYSLFVFIPTVVLWLIPVQWLQWLFGALALALSAAGLVFTLWPVVREDTRLVAAALLSIVVLLHALLALGCKLYFFQPLPLDHVVPAPQAIPPSPNVLLPSSVQPMTTF, from the exons ATGGCAGCAGCCGACGATCTGGCCTTCCACG AGTTCGAGGAAGCTGCAAATCTTCTGGCAGAAACCCCAGATGCAGCAACCACGAGCCAAAGTGATAAGCTGACCTCACAAGAGCATGTGGCTGTGGTTGTGGGTTCAGGCATTGGCTATGGAGccgaaggagaggaagaggatgacaaAACATCA CTTCTACAGGATGAAAAGCCACAGCCAAGATTCTGGACGTTTGACTACTATCAGAGCTTTTTTGATGTAGACACCTCCCAG GTCTTGGACAGGATCAAAGGTTCCCTGCTGCCCCATCCTGGCCACAACTTTGTGCGTCACCATCTTAGAAATCGTCCTGACTTATATG GCCCCTTCTGGATTTGTGCCACCCTGGCCTTCGTCCTGGCGGTTACTGGCAATCTCACTTTGGTGCTTGCACAGAGACGGGACCCCTCCATTCACTATAGCCCCCAGTTCCACAAGG TGACTATAGCAGGCATAACCATCTACTGCTATGCGTGGCTAGTGCCGCTGGCACTGTGGGGCTTTCTCCGGTGGCGCCAGGGCACGAGGGAACGCATGGGGCTGTACACCTTCCTGGAGACTGTGTGTGTCTACGGCTACTCACTCTTTGTCTTCATCCCAACTGTG GTCCTGTGGCTTATCCCAGTGCAGTGGCTCCAGTGGCTCTTTGgagccctggccctagccctgtCAGCTGCTGGGCTGGTGTTCACACTGTGGCCTGTTGTCCGAGAGGATACACGGCTGGTGGCCGCGGCACTACTGTCTATTGTGGTGCTGCTTCACGCCCTCTTGGCTCTAGGCTGTAAG CTCTACttcttccagcctctgcctctggaccATGTGGTACCAGCACCCCAAGCCATACCTCCATCTCCCAACGTCCTGCTGCCCAGTTCAGTCCAGCCTATGACGACCTTCTAA
- the Timm29 gene encoding mitochondrial import inner membrane translocase subunit Tim29: MMMTAALKRFWSRGRSEAGGEASGTTTVAVKPGLWTRLGTWSRALLRDYAEACGDAAAAARARPGRAALYVGLLGGAAACCALAPSEAAFEEALLDASSSLLLLAPATRNRHSEEFLQRLLWLRGRGRLRHVNLGFCSLVYEAPFDAQASLYQARCRYLQPRWVDFPGRVLDVGFVGRWWVLKNRMHDCDINDDEFLHLPAHLRVVGPHQLHSEANERLFEEKYKPIILTVDQVDQALWEEQVLQKEKKDRLALSEANSLVQSDVSR, from the exons ATGATGATGACAGCAGCTCTGAAGAGATTCTGGTCCCGTGGACGCAGTGAAGCGGGAGGAGAGGCAAGTGGTACCACGACAGTGGCGGTTAAGCCAGGGTTGTGGACGCGACTGG GCACCTGGTCCCGCGCGCTGCTTCGGGATTACGCCGAGGCGTGCGGAGACGCGGCGGCTGCTGCGCGAGCTCGACCCGGCCGCGCGGCCCTGTACGTGGGGCTGCTTGGCGGCGCTGCTGCGTGCTGTGCGCTGGCGCCCAGTGAGGCGGCATTCGAGGAGGCCTTGCTTGACGCATCAAGTTCTCTCTTGCTGTTGGCGCCGGCCACGCGCAACCGCCACTCGGAAGAGTTCTTGCAGCGCCTGCTGTGGCTGAGGGGCCGCGGGCGGCTGCGTCACGTGAACCTGGGGTTCTGCTCGTTGGTTTACGAAGCGCCCTTCGACGCCCAGGCCAGCCTCTACCAGGCCCGCTGCCGCTACCTGCAGCCACGCTGGGTCGACTTCCCCGGTCGGGTCCTCGACGTGGGGTTCGTAGGCCGCTGGTGGGTCCTGAAGAACCGCATGCATGATTGCGACATCAACGACGACGAGTTTCTCCACCTGCCTGCGCACCTGCGCGTCGTCGGGCCTCACCAGCTGCACTCAGAGGCCAATGAGAGGCTGTTCGAAGAGAAATACAAGCCGATCATACTCACCGTCGATCAGGTGGACCAGGCGCTGTGGGAGGAGCAGGTGTtacagaaggagaaaaaggatcGGCTAGCTTTGAGCGAGGCTAATTCACTAGTTCAGTCCGATGTTTCCAGGTGA